Part of the Lotus japonicus ecotype B-129 chromosome 6, LjGifu_v1.2 genome, CTAAAATATTAGTGTATTTGGTCAAAATATACCTGTACCCAGTGATTTATCACATGTCCAATAGCTATAACAGTATGCTCATCTCGTGGGCCGGCTCCTATCAGTGGAAAGTATGTGTTACAACCCATAGAGGATAAGGATACGAGAACCAATTGGTACTTTGTGgcaacaaggtatcccatctctggcagttgaaACCATTTGTCAGGGGTGGCCGGGTCACCAATAGGAAGAGTGAGACAATCATGTAAGTCATAAACAACATATGTGCCCCACATCCTATTATACATTAACACATTGGTCTCAAGTTCTTGTATCAATGAAGCCCTAACCCAAGGCCAACCGTCCTGATCGGCGGAATGCCCCAGTAATGCAGCAATggatctatagccacagttaccatcatcctcaacatctgTAACTGTGTCAATATATGGATGGAGAAAGGCTGGAAAGTTACACATGAAatggcttgtatcagacttcttcacatgcttcttcctctttgctggttgtgaagacttcttttcctctttaatcttcttgtcagtaagttcaaacgctgaaggatcacgagtcaaggatcctattgctcgacccttgggttgtttgctctccttcaacttagcagtgcggttggactttatccgaagctcaggagtacatagtgtactcctttcaggacaatatatcgcctgaagcttcctccttaccatactctgccctccagtatccaaagaatggaaataacgtgtcagtgcctcaacttatgggtgcatctctccatggtttagtccgcaaatatctgagctgccagtatctgcaacaggtacatgctctcaacttaggctcttccagaatggatgaatgacctcgtacggaatcctctcataatctgcaagttcacagacatgttacattgaatcacaaatataaataattggaagtagttgacaggagagtggttgaccggtaacctgcaagttgacaaccgcaaggtagtccatgagtctctctcaataagCAATCGCATCTGCCGCCGCATGCTCGCATTCTTGTCAGTTTAGCATCAATGAGTTTCAGGCATTTGATTGACACAAATCCCctaatatttgtgtagaaaggggtcttgaaaaggtgatcaattttattcatactgcgctcaaacgatgctactatctcagtgtgacgattggtggtcaaactatgcgacgcatcccatgatgtggccaggtcacccttactgttccgcaacatcaacttcaagctgACATGTGCACCTTTAGCCCTGCAAACCAACAACGCACATGTAAGAATTAATACTGTAATAAtctatgaaatgaaatacatataacaagtcataacataatttttgtacctgttacttgttgttgttccaaaatgcatcacatgatttgtccatgccttggcaaatttctgcttgtggaccaaccatgtagtagaacaataagtggcaaatttcaacttgtgtttatgcttgcacatgttaaacaattcaatccaatgagcttcaaattctggaactgttggagcatctaccaattcggcccacttgtccataacctcttgagcaaaatcatccgtgccaacatactatttgcactttgccaaaacacacttgttgatgtgccacaagcatagtaaatgggtggtggtgggaagactttgtgaagcagcactcaataaggcaagatctcTGTCTGTCACAATCACTCTAGGCAACCTGGATTGGTCGGAAatcagagacttcatacactccaatgcccaaatgtagtcatctgtggtctcactgccaatgtaacagaatgctattgagtatgttttatccgtggaggtcaggccaacaatctcaagcaagggtagtttgtatttgctggtcttgtatgtgcaatccatgatcactacatatggaaatgtgttgaaaagtttgacggcattcggatgagcccaaaatatatctctaatcacttccgatccgggttcatttcgttcgaagtgaacatacttctcaccgtccaacttcttcagcaagtaTTGTATATCTGTCAGTGACCCACGAACGGATTGTCTGAACcacttgcaaacaccataaatttgttggatggtaatcaagtttgaaggatctttttccttcaaggatgccaacatctttctaggtggaacccaagtcttagcctgatttatcacgtcCTCCTTCGGCTCACTATTCAGTCGACCAGCGtaattgtggccaagtagtgacttagctgcgagatggatgtgtctaccgtccatcaccttcaaccaccaacctttatcatctttcgtacgtcgtccttttagcctaaaaggacaacctgtcttttgtgttgacgttccttcaacaagatccggttctctatagggaatatacgcaccatgcttctcacaccccagaatgacatattcttttcttcccttcgcaccactatcagactttgttgtcaccaaaacaaaattatttgccatagaaatgtcgcgaacccatttcataagatcatctttcaaaaggaaacgctgtttcaggataaacaaggcataaggcataaaacaaggcataaacaaagcataaacaaagcatgcaaaaatttgtgcaatgagtacctgatcagtatgatacaaatgagagacatctatagatataatcggaggttcagctagtgatggttgctcctctggattatcattttccaatccagcagcatgtatcaattatgattcacaaaaaaaaaaggactctgtcatccctggaacaaaaacggtaaatcaataaccgaccctataacggtaaatcataATCTGATACATTAACGGAAATTCATTTACCGATTCAGTTCACGATACAGcagcctaaattaccaacttaactaactaaactaactacttaaactaacaactaactacttaaactaactataaataaagtaccaaagctaacaccacttaccagaagttaaaagccttcccttggttgtggtggtgttggtggtggtggtggtggaaatgtggagatggtggtggtggtgggaaggtgaaatgtgagggaggagtggagtaatggtagaataaggtagtttgggcgagttatggggggctggtggggggttgttggagggaggagtaatggtggaggggttggtggagggaggagtaatggtgaaaaggtgatcaaactgccagattaccaatcggtaaatgatataccgatatcaatatacgaatcggttaatgattaaccgatattgttcttcgtgttctgggtAATGGGATAAAGGTGTTCATACTGAGGAACAATAACGGGAAATGATTTACCGATTGGTATTTTGACATcggcaaatcatttaccgatggataattttggaataaaaaaaaaggctggggcgcgtagcctaaggggtggggcgccaaacccaaatcccctgGGAGTTGGGTTTCAGATCAGTATTATGCTTCTCAGATTGCAGCCGGGTTGTTGATATCTTTGACACTGCAGTTGACGTCTCAACCTACTAGGCGCGAGATACCATCACAAGAATCCGGACGTGAGTGTCGGGGGATTAGAAAGTTGAGTTTCGTTATGTTCCAAGGGAGAGGAACAATGCTGCTGATTCCATGGCTCGCGAAGCTTTGAGGGAAGGGACTCAGCGTAGAACTTGGTCTACTCCTCATTCTAGTATTATTGTGTCATTGTATTTAGACGATAATCCGTAGTTTTCTGTCTTTTTAGAATTCctcttataacaaaaaaaaaattagtaaaaaggAATCCAAATAAGAATATTTTGTTTGAAATTAAACGAAGACTGACTGAAGAACCCAATTGTCACGCTTAGATCTTTGTTGTACCAAAATTGCTCATTTTAAATAAAGgagaccaaaattgcacaagagatacacaaaatgaaaattttagttACGAAATTAGTGATGAAATATTTAGTGACCGAAATTTCCGTCACTAATTTTGTCACTAATTATTTGGAAAATAGTTTCGTCACAATTTTATCAAATCTGTCACTAATGTCGCTAAACACGAAGagttaaagaaaaaagaaaatgccCTGTAAAATAATGTGCAATTTTGTGGCAGTTTGGATTCAATTCAAAACCgtcatattttttcatttttatatactttgCAAATTGTGGCGGTTTTTAACCTCACAATTTACATGTGTCGAAAGGTGATCGACGTTATACTGAAGTCCGGAAAATCATTTCCCTATTCGGAATGATGGATGGAATCTAGTCTTGAGACTCTTCTCTCCCAATACATTTTCGATTGGTTTATCGATCTTTCATTTCATAATAAGTTTCCCTTTGTTGGTGATTGACATTGGAATGCTAATGTACAACTGACTTCCATGGTTGCTTTTGCTTTCTTTTGGTGGCAATAGAGATTATGTTGTGGAATCTAGTGGTGGCAACCATGATAAGTTTGCGGGTAGGGGTAGGGTCCGCGCCGAGCCGACCCACCATTGGTATACAAACAACCATGATGGGTAGGGGTAGGGTCCGCGCCGAGCCGACTCACCATTGGTATAcaaacaaccatgatggcatTGCAGAAGAGGAAGTTGTGGAGGTCGTTGATGGTGACAACGTCAGTCGTCGAAGGAGTAGTGACCccaaattactccctccgttcccatATACTATATAGTAAACTGAGCTGCATCCATGTGAATGGTTTTTTTAAGGCATAATTTGGTGTTTAATACAAGCTTGCAACAACTCAAGCATCATTGATCACCATAATGGAGGAATCAAAACCTTGCAACAACTTGGCAAAGCTATTTCATTATTCTGATGGTGcttaatttaaaaatgaaatagcTGAATTTAAAAATGGAGGAATCAAAACCTTGCAACAACTTGGCAACCCGACCATAATTTATAAATCCTAAAATCATTTTATAGAGTAAATTTTTCTGGCAGAAGTTTATCAACATGCTCCACCCAAGTCTCAGGCATGGAGAAAAAGCTAAGGGCTTTAGCCCTTCATTTTTCATCTAAACATATCCAGCATGAACAGAAAAAAGCAGAGACATGGTAAAAAAGAACAAATAAAGAGGGGACCGAGGAGAGTAAATTTCTATAATTTAAGGGTAAAAATACAAAACTTACATATGATTTTCTAAGATATACCACACTAATCATACAAGTCCATGATCAAAGAAAACCTGATTTAACATTTGAATAACAATAACGGACCAAAACAGAAACACTTGGGTAACAATCAATTTGATCTAACAAAGGAACTTTTGGCACACATTCAGAAATTAGTAATACATTGATGTAAATTGATGTTCTACCAGTCCTTGAGCAGCTCGGCAGCAATAGCCTTGTAGCTAACCTTCTTTTTCTTAGTAGTAGTAGCAGTAGTTGAATCTGCATTGGAAGGAAGCTTCTCTTCTCGATGACTCGCCGTAGGTTGCTCAACATTCTTGGGGGCAAGGCTAGGAATCATGTCAAATAACATGGCCTGCACGGGATCTGCCAAAATTTCAAGTTTCTCACTCACCTGACTGTTATGGCCATTGTGCCTATCAGTCATTTCGATTTCAGGAACAAATATTCTTTCAAATTCTCTTTCCTTCGAAT contains:
- the LOC130725584 gene encoding uncharacterized protein LOC130725584, translated to MCNFPAFLHPYIDTVTDVEDDGNCGYRSIAALLGHSADQDGWPWVRASLIQELETNVLMYNRMWGTYVVYDLHDCLTLPIGDPATPDKWFQLPEMGYLVATKYQLVLVSLSSMGCNTYFPLIGAGPRDEHTVIAIGHVINHWVQLQLTPGHPMPTIAPQWDWHADLASKYWRNLYGPRLGMYDAQFQAWLGAFSGHADYVDITTD